A stretch of DNA from Actinomycetota bacterium:
AGCTCCTCGATGCCCCGGAAGAGATTGTCGATGATGTTGGACTCGTAAAGAACCATGCGGTTGTGGGGTGCCCTGGCCAGGTGAATGACCCCGTCGCTTCCCCACCGCAGTTCCCTGCCAATGAAGAGCGGCACACCGCAGGAAGGGCATTTTTTCCTGAGTGAAGATCCTCCCGGCATTTCCGGTTCCTCCCCCGGCTCTTTCCCCGGTGGGGTTATAAATATGCGCCATTCATTCCCTGCGCCTCTCCTCCTAAGAGGCGCCCGGTCCTTTTTACGCCGGGTTTAAGTTTATACCAAGTAAACTTGTTGTCAACCACGCAGAGGCAGCCATCATCTTTACGGATTCCCGTGCGGTTTACCATGAACCTGCTGAAGGTGATGGAGATTTTCGTTGGGCGCATGACCTGAGGAGGGCGGTAATGATCATATTCCGATGAGATCACCACGAGGTCTCGGCAGGCGATCTTCCCCTTCTCCTCCACGGCCCTGGTAGCGTTCCCCGCCGCCTAAGGGCCGCCGTAAGGCTCTTCCGATCCGGTTTCGTGTATCATCCATCTCTTTCCATCGTTGCGCAACCCCAGGCGGAACCGACTGCCCCCGCCGTCACGCAATAGTTCCACGTCCACGTAGGCCCTGGAGCCGGTCAGGTGCGAAAGATGCGTCTTCCAGCCCGTGACCGAATCCATCCGCTCCTTCATGAGGCTCAGGTATCCCTCGAAATCCCCTTCCTCCTTAAACCTAGAGGTGACGTGAAGCATCTCCCATGCCTCGCCCAGTCGGCCTTCGTTCAGGGTCAGTAGGTAATGTTCAACCGTCTCGACCGGCGCATGCGCTGCTTGGACGGCCAGAAAGGAGAAGGCGGCCAGGGCCAGCACGGCGAAGGCGGCGGCCATCATAATCCGGGCCAGCAAGCTCCAGGTTCTTCCGCCCATCCCCCCGGAAGGGGGACCGGAAAAGGCGGAAATGCCTTCAGAACCGACCTCTGGAATCGGGCCCGACGCTTCCTCTACCGCAGGCTCATGCGGCCCGCCTCCATCGGGAGATATTCCTTGCGTCCTCCCATGCTTTTCCTGATCGGCTCCCTTGCCCGGGCGATCGTCGTCCTTCCTCCTTCCATTCACCATTACCTTCGCTCCTTGTAGGTCTTGAATGTCCACCTTGCCGCTTGGCCCTCTTTATCCGCTCCTCAAGCCGCTTCGAGCCTCCTTGTCCCTTCCTCGAGGAGATGCCTCTCCGGTAAGTCCTCCCAGCTTTCTCGCTTCTCCATCCCAGCCGACTTCCATACCTTTCCCGGGAGGCCGGAAAGGCGACCCTTCTTCCGCCACGCCGGTTAAAGAGTCGCCTGTGATGTATTTCTTCCATTCCATGGAAAAACTAAACCTGGCCATATTTTCATCGGATTTTTCCACCGGAACTTTATCCGACCGAACCGTACGGGTAAAAGCCGTGCTTGGATAAATGCGACCGGTCTTCCCCGGCGGAACGATACACCCTGCGGGGTAATGATCTCCTTACCTGTGGGAAACCGGATTCCGGCGCCAACGACGTTCTTTCGCATAAAATATATCCATGATCAGTATTCGGAAAGGCGTGAGGGGGCCGTCATGGAGGCAGGAAAACTGGCCGATGAGGCTGTAGAGGTGCTAAGCGCCTACCTACGCGTTGACACCACCAACCCACCCGGCAACGAGGCGGCCGGCGCTTCCTTCCTGGCGGGCGTCCTGCGCGACTACGGACTGGAATACCAGGTCTACGAGACGGCGCCTGGGCGTTCCTCGCTTCTCGCCCGCCTGCCGGGAAGCGGGGAGGGTAAACCCCTCGTCTTCCTCAACCACATCGACGTGGTGCCGGCGGACCCGGAAGGTTGGCAGGTGGCGCCCTTCTCCGGGGAGATAAGCGACGGCTTCGTGTGGGGAAGAGGGGCCCTGGACATGAAGGGCATGGGAGTCATGCAGCTCATGGCCTTCATCGCCGTGGCCGGCGAAAACATTCCGTTGCGCAGGGACCTGGTTTTTTTGGCCGTCGCCGACGAGGAAGCGGGTGGATACGCGGGAGTGAAGCTCCTCCTGGAAAAGTATCCCAGGGAGCTGGAAGCGGACCTGGTGATCAACGAGGGAGGCTACGCCCTCCTGGACCTGGTTCCGGGAAAGCCCTTCTTCATGGTCGCCTGCGCCGAGAAATACGGGCTCTGGCTCCGCCTGCTCCAGCATGGCCAGGGCGGCCACGGTTCCATGCCCACAGGAAAGGGCGCCCTAGAGCTCCTGGTCGTTTCCCTGGCCCGTTTCCTGGAACACAAGAGGCCCCTCCGGATCAACCCGGTGATGCAGGCCTTCTTCGCCAGGCTGGCCGAATACTGGGAGGTCCTCAGGCCTTACCGTGAGGACGGGAAGGCGGAAACCCTGCTGCACATCATCGAGGAGAATAAACTAGACGCCGTACCGGCCCTCAACGCCGTGCTTCGCGATACCGCCAGCCTGAACGTGCTCCATGCCGGCAACAAGATCAACGTCATCCCGGACCGCGCCGAGGCCTTCCTGGACTGCCGGCTCCTGCCGGAGACGGAGGCCTCGGAATTCGAAGATTTCGTGCGTAAGACCCTGGATGGAGAGGACCCGGAAATCCATCACTACCTGGAAATGGAAAAATCTCCTCCCTCCCCCTGGGACGGCGAAATCTACCGCGTGGTGGAGGAGAGTATCCTCGAGTGCTATCCGGACGCCGTGGTCTCCCCTTTCATGCTCTCCGGCCTCTCCGATTCGCGCTTCTTCCGCGCCCGCGGGGTCCCCTGCTACGGCATTATCCCCGCGCGTATCGGCCTCTCCGACCTCCCCCGCATCCACGGCGCGGACGAGCGTATCTCCGTCCGGGACGTGCGAGATGGCGTGTTCTTCCTCCGTAACCTGGCCTTGCGGTTCTGCGCCTGAGGTCCGGGTGCCGGGAAGCCGGTCCTACTGCAGGGCCACCATCTCGTGCAGGGTGGTACCCGTCTCCTCGACGGAACGCCCATCATGGTTCACGCGGAGGGTAAAATCCGACTCGAAGCGGAACCATCCCGGGCGCATGAAACGGTTCACCAACCACTTGACGGCCGGGTTCATGATCACCGGGTTGAGCTCGGAGAGGAAATCGTTGGCGTCTATGATGCGCCTCACGTCCAGTCGCAGGAAGACCCGGTCGGGGATTTCCATTTCCAGGAAAGTGGGATAGGTGCGGTTGGCTGCAGGATGGAAGTCCGGCGGCCCCTCCCTCAGCCGCATCTCCCCGGAGCTGAGAATCACCTCGCCTCCCCGGGCCAGCATGAGCGGCCTGGAGGCCTTCCCCCCGAAGCGTTTCCGCGTCTTCACGTAGGCGTAGAGCAGGGTGTGTTCCGGGGTGTACAGCCTTCCCCAGTACCAGAAGGAGAGGATGCGCCGCATGTCCGCGGTGACCACATTGTGGTCATGGTAGCCTATCCCCCGGGCCCGCAGGGTGGTGCCCCCGTAACGCACTGTTCCCTCCACTTCCGCCCGCGGCGCGGGGACCACCCAGGCGAAGTAACCGCGGTCCCCGTACCTGGTGAGACCCTTTCCGGGTTTCCATCCCGGGACCTGGCTGCGGAAAGTGAGGTCCGCTTCCATGCCCTCCTCGGCGATGTGCAGGTAGTGCACGGGCAAGTTGCCGCCCTCGGGAAACTCGGCGTAGCAGTGGTTGTCCCCCACCCGCACGTCACACTTCTCGGTGGAGGCCTTCAGCTGGGAGTGCGGGAACTTCTTGACCACGGAGAGCTTCTCTCCGTCCGGCTTATAGACATGCAGTTCTATGCCCGGCTTACGGGACATAAGTTCCGAGGCCTGGAGGAAACCAACCACCACGTGTCCGTCATCCAGGCGGGCGTCGAAATACCACCATTCCCCGTAGTAGCGGCTGCTCCTTGCTTCGGGATGCAGGGCGTTCTCTTCGGGAGTCAGAGGAATTATTTCCCCGTCCTTCTCCCCGGGACCTAACCACTCGTCGACAACCGGCTCTATCCTCATCTCTACCTCCCTCTCCGAGACGCCTCGTGCCGTCACTCCGCCCTTTATGGACGGAAACCGTAAATGAAAACCTTCGGCCCACGGATCCACCCGATTTCCCGCTTGCCTCTACCCACGATCCGCCAGGAGAGCCCTGGAACGACAGGGCAGGGACGCCTCGTCTCCTGGTACCATCCATTATAGACAAGATCCCTTGTTCTGTTTTATGCTTATCCCGGGCTCCCCGTGAGTTCAAGGCATCTTCCAATCCCCCGAAGCTCGCCTTGATGCGGAAGCCTGGTGTGGATGACACTGGTGGTTCCAACCCGGCCCCTCACCCGGACGCCCCTTCATTTCCCTCGACACAGGCCGGGCACAGGGATGTTCGCCATGTTCCGGGACCGGGGCCATCCCTCCCCGGAAGCACTCACTTGCCCCCCGAGGCGCCGCGGGGCCCTGGCGGCCAGGCAAGGTGAGCCCCTGCCGGCTCCCTAAGTCGTTCCTCCTGGAAAAACCGGGGAAAGGGTGATCACATGGGAAGAGAGCGGCACCGGGCCTCTTGCCGCCGCGCGCGGGATATGGCGCCGCAAGGTGGTCGAGCGTCATCTTCCCGGTCAGAACCGGGGCCGGGAGGGGATCACCTCGGCTTCCTGGCCCGGAGCCCCAGGCTCCTGACCCCGCGCAACAGGCGGTTTGCCTCCTCCAGGGGCAGCCCGAGTTCGGCGAGCAGCGCCTTGGCAGTAGGGTCGTTGCTCATGAGCTCGATGGGGAAGGGCGATTCCGCCACCACCTCCAGGTTCCGAAAGCCGGCCTGCTCGATCATCTCCAGGTAATCCTTCTTGAGGGCGGCGCCGGAGATGCAGCCCAAGTAGGCGGCCGTCGACTTCCGCACTGCCTCCGGGAGTTCCTCCTCCAGGACGATGTCCGAGACCATGAGCCTGCCGCCCGGCTTGAGCACCCGGTATGCCTCCCGGAAGACCCGGGGCTTGTCCGGGGAGAGGTTGATCACGCAGTTGGAGATGATCACGTCCACCGAATTATTAGCCACCGGGAGGTTTTCTATCTCCCCCAGCCGGAACTCCACGTTGGAGTAGCCGCCGCGCCGCGCGTTTTCCCGTGCCCTCTCCAGCATCTCGGGGGTCATGTCCACGCCGATAACCCTGCCCTTTTCTCCCACCCGCCGGGCGGCCAGGAAGCAGTCCAAGCCGGGGCCGGAACCGAGGTCCAGGACCGTCTCTCCCTCCCGGAGGGAGGCCAGGGCCACCGGGTTTCCGCATCCCAAGCCGAGGTTGGCCCCCTCGGGGACGGATTCTAACTCTTCCCTGGTATATCCAATGCGTATGCCGATCTCATCCGCCCGTGCGGGTCCGCAACAGCACAGCTGGGCAGAGCCACAGCAGGAAGATCCATTTCCGGCGATAGCTCCGTATCCCTCCCTGACCACCTTCTTCACGTCCCTCTCCTCCATCTCTTCCTCCTTATCCAATCGGGTTATCCTCGACCAATCGAGTTGTAAAACGCGTTCTTACCGCACCTGCAGGCAATAACGTCCACGGTGGTATCGACTCCCCCACCTCCACGGGAACCGGGTGGAAAAACGTCCGTTCAGGCCAGCCCCCGAAGGACCGGGCCCAACTTCTCCCTCACCAGTTCCCCGAGCTCATCGGCCCTCATGAGGACCACGCAGCAGATCCGGCCGTCCCTCTCCCAGCTCACCAGGGCCAGGCGGTCCCCCGCCTTGATGCCGGCCCGCTCGCGGAAATCCTTGGGAAGGACCATCTGCCCCCTCTCATCCACGCTCACCAGCGTCTCCACCCGGCAACCGGTGGACCCGGACGGGGCACAGCAGGCCTCCTCCGCCTTCCTCGCCGCCATGGACGCCTCCTCGCTCTCCACTGCGATCTGTGTTTGAATTTTCTGAATATTCTTATATTTCAGAAAATTACTGCAAAAGTCAAGCCGCACCCGGAGGTGCGGCGGAGGGCCAGGGAGACCATTCCCCGGAGCAGGCTCCGGAAGTATTCGTGCCGGGTCCCGTCGGCCCTTCCCCACAGGCGGCGGACCTTATCCGCCCAGGGGCCGAAGAAGGCGGGGTGTTCCGGGTAGTCCCCGTACGACCTACGCAGGGCCGCGGCGGTGCCGGCCAGGGCGGCCATGCGCGCCAGGGAGGAGGGGCGCAATTTCCCGGAGGCGATCCCCCGGGCCATGGTGGGAAGCCCCCCTGGCCACCTCCGCGAGGTCGGACCTCAGCTCGTATTCCAGGTTGAAGCCACGGTCCCCTCCTCGCTGAAGATGCCGGGCACGGAATAGAGGAAGTCTGTCCCCCTTTCCATGACTCCATGTACACCACCAGGGTGTCCAGGTCTTCCGGGGGGTCGTCCTCCCATCAGGGACTTACGGGAACCCTCGTCCTCACCGCCCCCCGGAGCCCGGAGGCGTCCACCACCAGGCGACCGCGCAGTTCGTACTCCGAATCCCCCCTGCGGACCCTCATTCCCTTCGGGAATCCCCTCTTCCAAAGCAGGTCCAGGAATTCCGTCTCCTCCCGGAATTCCACCCCCTCCTCCGCCGCGTAACCCCGCAGGCGCCTCATGAAAGCCGGTTTGTCCATGTCCAGGGTTACCAGGCGGGCGGTGACCCGATGTCCGCCCCCCGTGGACCACATGGTAATGGTTTCCAGGCGGTGCAGCAGCTTCTTTCCCCGCGGGAGGGGGATGGCGAACCTCTCGAAGGAAGGTTTTTCCATGTGGAAGGGCCCTATGGACCTGCCCAGCGAATCCAGTCTCTACCTCTCCAGCACCAGGCAGCGGAAACCCGCCTCTGCCAGCTTCCAGGACAGATAGGTGCCCGACGTCCCCGCGCCTACGATGATCGCGTCGTATTCATCCGCCACCGTTGGTCGCCCCTTTTCTCTCCCCGCCTTCGCCGTCCCCGGAAGGACGAGGGATACTCTCCCCTCTCCTCTCTCCCCTTCCCCCGCCACCGCGCATCCCGCCATCGTCGCCTGTTCCCTTTTCCGGGCCGGCCCCACCCCGGCCTTCTCGCGGCCTTTCTATATATATGACCCAAGGTGGGAGCCTTCGATTTTCCCGTGGGACCCGGCTCCCTGCCTCCCATCCGTCGCCGACCTCGATTCCGCCTGCTGCCCGCAAGGTCTTGCCCGGGCCCGCACCGCATGCCTGCCGGGCACAATCTCACCGCGGACCCGGATATTACTCCTATCTCTCGCCGCCGTGAACCGTTCCCGACCCTCCCTCCGGGTCTCGTAGCCCGCAGGGCCAAGCCATGATCTTCCCTTGAATCGGCAGCGTTCCTCCCGCTTCCTCAGACCAGGATATCGCGCCGCTCGAACAGGTAGACCGAAAGCGCTTCCAGCGCCAGCGACGCGGCCAGGAGCACCAGGACGTGCATGGCGTTCAGCCCGTTCTTTAGGGGGTCGGCCGCGATGTAGTAATAGAAGGGAGATACCCTGCTCCAGGGCTTGAGCCCCTCCACCAGGCTGGAGAGGGAGTAGAGGAAGAAGGAGGCCACCGCCACGGCGGCGGCGACGCCCACCGCCCGCCCGCGCCTGCCGGTCAGGCAACCCACGGCCAGGGCCAGCGAGCCGAAGAAAAGGGCCAGGAGGACGCAGGAGAGACATGCCGCCGCCAGCCGCGCGGCACTGATATCCATTCCCACCCCGGCGGCGCCCAGGGCCAGGGAGGCCCAGAGGACCAGCCCCAGGCAGAGAACCGCGGTGAACATGGCCGCCGCCTTCTCCAGCACCACCCGGCGCCGGGACACGGGATTGGCCAGGAGGATGTCCAGGGTTCCCTTCCCCTCCTCTCCGGCCACGGCCGCGCTTCCCCGGGAGACGGCGAAGATGATGAAAAGGATGGGGGCCATCATGAAGAACAGCTCTCCCTGGAGGTACCCGGCCGGGGAGGTGTAATCCTCCGCGTTCTCCCCGATGAAGGCCTTCATCCACTCCGGCGCTTCCTCCAGGAACTCGGTCACCGCCGGAGTCCTGGAGATGGTGGGATAATAGGCCACCAGGAAGACGCAGAGGGCTACTATCCCCACCGTCCACCAGGCGAAGGAGACCCGCTGGTCCCGCAGGGTCTTCAGGTATATGTTCCTAAGCATGGCTCGCGCCTCCGGATTCCCCGCCCCCCTCGCGGTACATCTCCAGGAATATCTCCTCCAGGCCCACCTCGGGACTTACCACGTTGAGGACCTCGAAGCGGGCCACCGCCTTCACCAGGGCATCCACGCTCCCGGTCACCGTGCAGGTAAGTACGCGGTCCTCCAGGCGCAGGTCCCGCACCCCCGGGATATCCCGGAAATCCCGCGGGGATACCGGGTTCGCGAAGTGGATCTCCAGCCTGCGCAGCGCCTTCCGCTTCAGCGCCTCCACCTCGTCCACGGCCACCAGGGTGCCCTCGCGGATCATCCCCACCCGGTCACACATCCTCTCCACCTCCGGGAGGTTGTGGGAGGAGATGAAATATGTGGTGCCCTCCCCTGCCGTCTCCCGCACTAGGCGGTGGAACTCGTTCTGCATCAGGGGGTCCAGGCCGCTGGTGGGCTCGTCCATGATCAAGAGTTCGGGGCGGTGGATGAAGGCCTGGAGGATGGCCAGCTTCTGGCGGTTACCCCGGGAGAGGGTCCTGATGGGACGGTCCAGGTCGCACTCCAGGCGCTCGGCCAGGAGGGAGACGTAGCCTCGGTCCACCCCGCCCCTCAGGTTCCCCAGGAAGCGCAGGAACTCCTCGCCGGTGAGGTTCTCGTAGAGCACGGGTTCCCCGGGCAGGTAACCCACCCGCCGCCGTATTTCCACGGAGCGCGAACGTACGTCCATGCCCAGGACCTCCGCCCTCCCGGCGCTGGGCCGGATGAGGTCCAGGAGCAGGCGGATGGTGGTGGTCTTTCCCGCCCCGTTGGGTCCCAGGTAGCCGAAGACCTCGCCGCGCCTCACCTCGAGGTTCAGGTCCCTGACCCCGCGGGCGCGGCCGTAATACTTGGTCAGTCCCTCGGTGAGTATGACCGTGTCGGCCATCCGCCGACTCCTTTCCGCCCTCTCTCATCACGCCGGACCCGAGATCCTCCTCCGCGGGCCGCCGGACCCGCGGCCCCCGTGCAAGCACTGCGCCTCCGGGTGCATCTCAGCCCGACGCCTTACTTCTCACCTCCGCCCGCATGAGTATCCTACCACAGGCTCCCCGCGGCCAGGCGTCACCGTAGCAGGAGATGGGGATGTCGAAAAGGGTTCCCGAGAACTCTGGTTCCTCCTCCACTCCCTGGGCCATCCTCTCCAGGAGGAGCATGACCCGGAACCAGGCCTTGTGCAGGGCCATGATGCAGGGGTCCTTTCCCGTTTCCCGCCGCAGCACACGTCCCACGGAATCCAGGACCACCTCGTCGCCCGACACGTGGCCGGCGGGGCAGCCCACCGCCTCCACCACCCTGAGCACCACCCGGAGGTCCCGGAACCTCTCCATGGCCCGCAGGCGCATGACCCTCTCGGGGCGGGAAAGGAAGACCTCCATCTCCTCCGGGGAGAGGGGCAGGTCGGACGAAGGTGCGGGGGCGCAGGTGGCGGCATCGCGCTCCCCCGCGGAGTCCTTGAACGCCCGGTCCCGCCCCCGCTGCCGCCGGTCGGTGATAAAAAGGTAGGGAAGGAGGCGCAGCATGCCGCGCACCGCCTCCAGGAAGGGCATCCTCTCCCTGCTCACCCGGAAAACGCACCTCCCCAGGCCGCCCTGCTCCAGGCCCGGGTCCGTACAGGCCACGGTGTGGAAGACCATGTCGTTGGGGTCCCTGCCCCGCAGCATGTGGTCATAATAGGAATAGATGACCGGCGAGAGCTGGGAAAGGCCGTGGACGCATATGGTGGCCGGACTTTTCCTCCTGATCAGTCCCCCCATGGCATCGAAATACAGGGGACGTCCCTCGTAGTTCTGGCCCATGCAGTGGCGCGAGTACACCGGCTCCGCCTTTATCCAGTAGAACATGTCCCTGACGCTGATGGCATCCAGCAGGCCGGTGCGCCTGGCCTTCTCCAGCTCCTCCGGGGTGTAACCCCAGCGGTTCCTTATCAACCTCATGGTAACTTTTTCCATCAGGCCACCCATCCTCGCCACCTCCTTCTCTCTATATCCCGCCCGGCCCCACTCCCGGACGGGAGAAAGACCGGGCCTCCCCGCCCTTCCCTCGTCCATCCCCTACGGTCGGCAAGTGATTCCCGAAAGGAACAGACCTCTTATCTCCCCGGCCACCATCCCGCGTTCCGATCCCTGTCCTGGTCAACGGGCCAGGGACATCTCACCGGTAGCGGTTTCTATTCTCTTCCCCGCCTCGATCCGGGGCAACCCACCGCCTCCACCCGCAAAGCCGGCATACGGCTCCGAATGCTGAAACCAGGCCGGTTTCAAGGCCCCTACCGGGAGGAGGCTGCATTATACTTAAGGTTGATGCTTCCGGCCCCGCGGGAGGATAAACCGGGAGCCGGAGGACGGGTCCACGGGGGCGGATGGTAACGTGCCTCACGCGCCGGAAGGGAGGAGAAATGAACCGGGGCTACCCTTTCTTCGACCGGGAGAGCTGTGACCTGTGCGGGGAATGCCTGGCCCGCTGCCGATACCTGGGCCTTTCCCTCCCGGAGGCGCGCGAGGAGATGCGGCGCCTGGTGGAGGGCCTTCCCACGCGGGTGGTGCACCGCCGGTGCATAAGCTGTTACGCCTGCGACGCCTTTTGCCCCCGGGGATGCCGCCCCTACGAGCTCATCATCTCCGCCTGGCACCGCCGCTACCGCGAGCGGGGCCTGCCCGTTAGGGCCGCCTACCTCATGCCCGCTTCCCGTCCCAACTTCCGCACGGACCTGGTGCAGACCATGAGTCCCCGCGAAAGGGAGCTTCTGCGGCGGTGGCGGGAAACGTCCCCCGAGGGCGAGCTGGTCCTCTACCCCGGCTGCAACGCCCTGGCCCTTCCCCACCTGCTCGACGCTCCCTTCCTCCGGGAGGTGGTCGTCTCCGGCGACTTCGACCTCTGCTGCGGGGAGATGTACTTCCGCATGGGCCTCTTCGACGTGGTCCAAGAGACGGCCGAAAAACTTACCGCCTATTACCGTGGCCGATCCATCGGCACCATGCTCTTCGTGTGCCCCGCGGGCCTGAACATGTTCCGCAACGTCCTCCCCGGCCTCTTCGGGGCGAGGTTTGACTTCCGGACCATGTACCTGGGCGAGTACCTATGGCAGAAAGTGGAAAGCGGCGAGCTGTCCATAAAGAAGAAGCTCGGCCGCCGGGTGGCGGTGCACGATTCCTGCCACGGGAGGATACTGGGGGAGGAGGTCCAGGGCTCGGCCCGCCGCCTTTACACGGCCATGGGGCTGGACCTGGTGGAGCTTTCCGCGGACCCCGGGGAGGGACTGTGCTGCGGCATGGCCGCCGGGTGCAACCGTTACCGTCCCGAGGACATGTACCGGGCGGCGGTCATGGAGCTGCGCGAGGCCGCGCGCACCGGGGCCGACGAGCTGGCCGTCTACTGCGGGGGTTGCCAGCTAACCTTCTCCCTCATGCGTTGGCTCTACCCCACCCGGCAGCCCGTCCGCCACCTGCTGGAATATCTCCAGGAGGCCACGGGAGCGCCCGTCCACCATCCCGCTTCCCGTCGCGCCCTGCATCTGCTGGGAAATATTACCATTAAAGCCCTTCCCGGGATGCTTTCCCGCCGTTCGTACCGTATCCGGATCCCCTGACCGGGATTAACATATCCTCGAACCCCGAGACCCCCTCTCCCTATCTCGCCTTCGAAGCTCGCCCCCCAGGCCCGAACGGGCGACCGCGCCGCCACCGTTCCCCGAGGAAAGCCAGCCTCCCCCGGGGGACTCCCGTCCACTCTCGCGCGCTGCACCATCTCCTACCCATGCGTTACCACCCTCGTAGTCACGTCATCGCGCATCCGCACAAGCGTCCCGGCCACGCACATCCCCAAGACCCCGGAAACACCCACCACGTTCCGGCACGCCGGGGACCCGCACCCCCTCGTTCCGCTGGGGCGAGAATGCCGCCACCACTACCAAAACGCCGGGAGCGACGCGGGATTCACCGTCCACCAACTCCGCGGCGGCCTCCCCGGCCGATAGGGGCCTCGCGGAGCGGCCTTCCCGTGCGGCGAAAGTTGAAGCGGCTCCCGGGGATGAAAGATAATGGGCTTGCCCCCGCCGGCAGGCGGGGCACATCACGGGAAGGAGAATGGCACCGAGAGGGAGGGGGAAAGATGGACTTCGCACTCACCGAGGAACAAAAGGCCCTGCAGCGGACGGTGCACGAGTTCGCCGCCAACGAGATCCGGCCCGTGGCCCGGCAGTACGACGAGAGCGGCGAGTTCCCCTGGGAGGTGATCCGCAAGGCGGCCCGGCTGGAGCTCACCTATTCGGGCGTACCCGAGGAATACGGGGGGCCCGGCCTGGGAATGCTGGACAACGTGATCATCATCGAGGAGCTGGGTTGGGGGTGCGTGGGCATAGCCTCGGCCATCGCCCTCAACCAGATCGCCATCCTCCCCGTTCTGCTGGCGGGTACCGAGGAACAGAGGCGGGAATACCTGGGCCGTCTCACTGACCCCGACAATCCACGCCTGTGCGCCTTCGGTCTTACCGAGCCGGAGGCGGGTTCCGACGCCGCCTCGCTCAAGACCCGCGCCGTCCGGGACGGTGACGAGTACGTGCTCAACGGGCAGAAATGTTTCATCACCAACGGCGGGGTGGCCGACTTCTACACCATCTTCGCCACCGTGGACCCGGAAAAGAGGTACCAGGGCATCACCGCCTTCCTGGTGGACGCGGACACCCCTGGCTTTTCCATCGGGAAGATAGAGCACAAGATGGGCATGCGGGCCTCCCAGACGGCGGAGCTGATCCTCGAGGACGTGCGCGTGCCCGCCTCCAGCGTCCTGCGGGGCGAGGGCCAGGGCTTCTACGTGGCCATGGAGACCCTGGACACCTCCCGGCCCGGGGTGGGAGCCATCGGGGTGGGCCTGGCCCGCGCCGCCTTCGAGGAGGCCCTGGCCTACTCCAAGCAGCGGGTGCAGTTCGGGAAACCCATCTGTCGCCAGCAGGCCATCGCCTTCATGCTGGCGGACATGGCCACCAAGATCGACTACGCCCGCCTCCTCTGCTACCGCGCCGCCTGGATGCTGGACCAGGGGATGAACGCCATCAAGGAATCCTCCATGGCCAAGTACGTGGGAACCGACGTGGCCATGGAGGTGTGCACGGACGCGGTGCAGATCCACGGCGGGTACGGTTACATGAAGGACTACCTGGTGGAGAAGCTCTTCCGGGACGCCAAGATCCTGCAGATCGT
This window harbors:
- a CDS encoding M20/M25/M40 family metallo-hydrolase, with amino-acid sequence MEAGKLADEAVEVLSAYLRVDTTNPPGNEAAGASFLAGVLRDYGLEYQVYETAPGRSSLLARLPGSGEGKPLVFLNHIDVVPADPEGWQVAPFSGEISDGFVWGRGALDMKGMGVMQLMAFIAVAGENIPLRRDLVFLAVADEEAGGYAGVKLLLEKYPRELEADLVINEGGYALLDLVPGKPFFMVACAEKYGLWLRLLQHGQGGHGSMPTGKGALELLVVSLARFLEHKRPLRINPVMQAFFARLAEYWEVLRPYREDGKAETLLHIIEENKLDAVPALNAVLRDTASLNVLHAGNKINVIPDRAEAFLDCRLLPETEASEFEDFVRKTLDGEDPEIHHYLEMEKSPPSPWDGEIYRVVEESILECYPDAVVSPFMLSGLSDSRFFRARGVPCYGIIPARIGLSDLPRIHGADERISVRDVRDGVFFLRNLALRFCA
- a CDS encoding arsenite methyltransferase, producing the protein MEERDVKKVVREGYGAIAGNGSSCCGSAQLCCCGPARADEIGIRIGYTREELESVPEGANLGLGCGNPVALASLREGETVLDLGSGPGLDCFLAARRVGEKGRVIGVDMTPEMLERARENARRGGYSNVEFRLGEIENLPVANNSVDVIISNCVINLSPDKPRVFREAYRVLKPGGRLMVSDIVLEEELPEAVRKSTAAYLGCISGAALKKDYLEMIEQAGFRNLEVVAESPFPIELMSNDPTAKALLAELGLPLEEANRLLRGVRSLGLRARKPR
- a CDS encoding HgcAB-associated protein, which gives rise to MAARKAEEACCAPSGSTGCRVETLVSVDERGQMVLPKDFRERAGIKAGDRLALVSWERDGRICCVVLMRADELGELVREKLGPVLRGLA
- a CDS encoding tryptophan 7-halogenase, with translation MEKPSFERFAIPLPRGKKLLHRLETITMWSTGGGHRVTARLVTLDMDKPAFMRRLRGYAAEEGVEFREETEFLDLLWKRGFPKGMRVRRGDSEYELRGRLVVDASGLRGAVRTRVPVSP
- a CDS encoding NAD(P)-binding protein, with product MAGCAVAGEGERGEGRVSLVLPGTAKAGREKGRPTVADEYDAIIVGAGTSGTYLSWKLAEAGFRCLVLER
- a CDS encoding ABC transporter permease subunit: MLRNIYLKTLRDQRVSFAWWTVGIVALCVFLVAYYPTISRTPAVTEFLEEAPEWMKAFIGENAEDYTSPAGYLQGELFFMMAPILFIIFAVSRGSAAVAGEEGKGTLDILLANPVSRRRVVLEKAAAMFTAVLCLGLVLWASLALGAAGVGMDISAARLAAACLSCVLLALFFGSLALAVGCLTGRRGRAVGVAAAVAVASFFLYSLSSLVEGLKPWSRVSPFYYYIAADPLKNGLNAMHVLVLLAASLALEALSVYLFERRDILV
- a CDS encoding ABC transporter ATP-binding protein, giving the protein MADTVILTEGLTKYYGRARGVRDLNLEVRRGEVFGYLGPNGAGKTTTIRLLLDLIRPSAGRAEVLGMDVRSRSVEIRRRVGYLPGEPVLYENLTGEEFLRFLGNLRGGVDRGYVSLLAERLECDLDRPIRTLSRGNRQKLAILQAFIHRPELLIMDEPTSGLDPLMQNEFHRLVRETAGEGTTYFISSHNLPEVERMCDRVGMIREGTLVAVDEVEALKRKALRRLEIHFANPVSPRDFRDIPGVRDLRLEDRVLTCTVTGSVDALVKAVARFEVLNVVSPEVGLEEIFLEMYREGGGESGGASHA
- a CDS encoding (Fe-S)-binding protein, whose translation is MNRGYPFFDRESCDLCGECLARCRYLGLSLPEAREEMRRLVEGLPTRVVHRRCISCYACDAFCPRGCRPYELIISAWHRRYRERGLPVRAAYLMPASRPNFRTDLVQTMSPRERELLRRWRETSPEGELVLYPGCNALALPHLLDAPFLREVVVSGDFDLCCGEMYFRMGLFDVVQETAEKLTAYYRGRSIGTMLFVCPAGLNMFRNVLPGLFGARFDFRTMYLGEYLWQKVESGELSIKKKLGRRVAVHDSCHGRILGEEVQGSARRLYTAMGLDLVELSADPGEGLCCGMAAGCNRYRPEDMYRAAVMELREAARTGADELAVYCGGCQLTFSLMRWLYPTRQPVRHLLEYLQEATGAPVHHPASRRALHLLGNITIKALPGMLSRRSYRIRIP